The following are encoded together in the Bacteroidales bacterium genome:
- a CDS encoding helix-turn-helix transcriptional regulator, producing the protein MDIKELGKKIRQLRTNKNLSQENVANDLGISVTAFSKIERGETNIPFKRLVQISEYFGLKVKDFFQLNEKKENKNQYVQKEEQSNIVSDTETKYITDIENLKNEIIQLKELLKAKDEIINLLKQNNQT; encoded by the coding sequence ATGGATATAAAAGAATTAGGCAAAAAAATACGTCAATTAAGGACGAACAAAAACCTTAGTCAGGAAAATGTTGCTAATGATTTAGGTATTTCAGTCACCGCTTTTTCTAAAATAGAAAGAGGTGAAACTAATATTCCTTTTAAAAGATTAGTGCAGATTTCGGAGTATTTCGGTTTAAAGGTTAAAGATTTTTTTCAGTTAAATGAAAAAAAAGAAAATAAAAATCAATATGTGCAAAAAGAAGAACAATCAAACATTGTAAGTGATACGGAAACAAAATATATAACTGACATTGAAAACCTGAAAAATGAAATAATCCAGCTCAAAGAACTATTAAAAGCAAAAGATGAGATTATCAACTTGCTTAAACAAAACAATCAAACTTAA
- the hemA gene encoding glutamyl-tRNA reductase → MHFIVVGVNHKTADIEIREKIFFSDDKLSNAYKLLNKYSPIKGSVILSTCNRTEIYASVEKIEQGFDDIVKFMSEFFKIPINKFSSFIYKKNCQYAVSHLFKVASGLDSMVIGEYQIQGQLRNAYFTATENNSTNGMLNKLFQTAIQIGKKVRSETEIGKGTVSIATLAVELIKQIFEHENNFNVLIIGAGKISSLTISNLQKLKTCKITIANRSEEKALELAKNFNGKVIDFEKRYEAIIENDIIIVSTSADNYVIQKNELLEIKEGAKNKIKVFIDLSVPRNVAPEINTLENHLVYSIDDINKLVSSNISYRISKTGKAEKIIEEISEDYYDWYSKQFIIPTMFEIKKELEILKQKTLSSYKKELDNLDEKHKEIINEMLDSYSDKLIKVIMKNIKNSTTKEDLISITKTLKETFTMEINEN, encoded by the coding sequence GCATTTCATAGTTGTTGGCGTTAATCACAAAACCGCAGATATTGAAATCAGGGAAAAAATCTTTTTCTCTGATGACAAATTATCGAATGCATATAAGTTACTTAACAAATACTCACCAATCAAAGGGAGTGTGATTTTGTCAACCTGCAATCGTACTGAAATATATGCTTCGGTAGAAAAAATCGAACAGGGATTTGATGATATTGTAAAATTCATGAGCGAATTCTTTAAAATACCCATTAATAAATTTTCATCTTTCATTTATAAAAAAAACTGCCAGTATGCAGTATCGCATCTTTTTAAAGTTGCTTCGGGGCTCGACTCAATGGTAATTGGCGAATATCAAATACAGGGACAACTAAGAAATGCCTATTTTACCGCTACAGAAAACAATTCAACAAACGGCATGCTGAATAAACTTTTTCAAACTGCTATTCAAATCGGGAAAAAAGTTCGTTCAGAAACCGAAATAGGCAAAGGAACTGTTTCCATTGCCACACTTGCAGTTGAATTGATAAAACAAATTTTTGAACATGAAAATAATTTTAATGTTTTGATTATCGGTGCAGGCAAAATATCTTCATTAACCATTTCAAACCTGCAAAAGTTAAAAACCTGCAAAATAACAATTGCCAATCGTTCCGAAGAAAAAGCACTTGAACTTGCCAAAAATTTTAATGGAAAAGTTATTGATTTTGAAAAAAGATATGAGGCAATTATTGAAAATGACATTATTATTGTTTCTACAAGTGCCGACAATTACGTGATTCAAAAAAACGAACTTTTGGAAATAAAAGAAGGAGCAAAAAATAAAATTAAAGTTTTTATTGATTTATCAGTTCCCCGAAATGTTGCTCCCGAAATTAACACTCTCGAAAATCATCTTGTTTACTCTATTGATGATATTAATAAACTTGTAAGTTCCAACATAAGTTATCGCATATCCAAAACAGGTAAAGCAGAAAAAATAATTGAAGAAATTTCGGAAGATTATTATGATTGGTACTCAAAGCAATTCATTATTCCTACAATGTTTGAAATTAAAAAAGAACTTGAAATATTGAAACAAAAAACATTATCGTCATACAAAAAAGAACTTGATAATTTAGATGAAAAACATAAAGAAATAATAAATGAAATGCTCGATTCTTATTCCGACAAACTTATTAAAGTAATAATGAAAAATATTAAAAACTCTACAACCAAGGAAGATTTAATTTCAATTACAAAAACGCTGAAAGAAACTTTCACAATGGAAATCAATGAAAATTAA